A genomic window from Acidobacteriota bacterium includes:
- the rpiB gene encoding ribose 5-phosphate isomerase B — MKVSIGADHAGFPLKQEVAAHLREQGHEVIDLGTNSTDPVDYPDFAEAVGKSILDGTVKRAVLICGSGVGASVAANKMPGVRAGLCHDGYSAHQGVEHDDMNVLVLGARVIGVALAKELVDNYMRAAFTHEERHERRLNKVMSIEERYGKKVSVKSSIH; from the coding sequence ATGAAGGTCTCTATTGGCGCCGATCATGCCGGATTTCCGCTCAAGCAAGAAGTCGCGGCTCATCTGCGCGAACAGGGTCACGAGGTGATTGATCTCGGCACCAACAGCACCGATCCAGTCGACTATCCGGATTTCGCTGAGGCTGTGGGCAAGAGCATTCTCGACGGCACTGTGAAACGTGCGGTGCTGATTTGCGGCAGCGGCGTGGGCGCGTCGGTGGCGGCCAACAAGATGCCCGGAGTCCGCGCTGGATTGTGCCATGACGGCTACTCGGCGCATCAGGGCGTGGAGCACGACGATATGAATGTGCTGGTCCTCGGCGCACGCGTAATCGGCGTCGCATTAGCCAAGGAATTGGTCGACAACTACATGCGCGCCGCGTTTACGCATGAGGAACGGCACGAGCGCAGGCTGAACAAGGTGATGTCGATTGAGGAGCGGTACGGGAAGAAAGTTTCGGTGAAAAGCAGTATTCACTAA
- the tal gene encoding transaldolase produces the protein MSAIRATAITSITSINPLKALATYGQSVWLDYIRRSLITSGELQRHIDEDGLAGVTSNPAIFEKAIAGSNDYADKLSRLNSSNLDAKGIYEEIAIGDIQDAADIMKPVYTATKRRDGYVSLEVSPDLANDTAGTLEEARRLWKRVARENVMIKVPATPAGVPAIQQLISEGINVNVTLLFAQQAYENVAEAYITGLEKFAASGGDVSRVASVASFFISRIDTLIDNLLTEKIKRAGSDQERQLLESLLGKVAIANGKLTYERYKQIYSGPRWNALKAKGGQTQRLLWASTSTKNPSYRDVIYVEELIGPDTVDTIPPATFDGFRDHGVPKESLEANLDAARQTMQNLANAGVSMKDATEKLLADGVNIFEEAFGKLLEAIEKNRKKNLAPKIAQMTWKLPADLEARVKATVQEWEQGKKMRRLWGRDSSLWTNSDESNWLGWLAMTEDQLAHIAHLNSIAEEVQQSGFSHVALLGMGGSSLAPEVMSMTFGRAKGFPEFHMLDSTDPAQIKAFEGRLNLKTTLFIVSSKSGSTLEPNIFKQYFFERMKQTVGEAKVGEHFIAITDPGSAFEKVATRDKFRHIFHGRADIGGRYSALSDFGLVPSAVMGVNVKKFLNCTEEMVQACAATVPVADNPGAVLGIIMGVHCNAGKDKVTLITSPGISDLGAWLEQLLAESTGKEGKGIIPVDREEVGSPEVYGKDRLFVYIRLEGAADAAQDTKVDALEKAGLSVVRIKVLDKYDIGQEFFRWEIATAVAGSVIGINCFNQPDVEASKIETRELTQKYEETGSLPPESPILDDQGIKLFADEKYAGKLTIAAGKEKTLAAYLRAHLDTIGAGDYAALLAYVQMNEANDKALQSTRKAIRDRKKSATCLGFGPRFLHSTGQAYKGGPNTGVFLQITCDDAADLPVPGQKFTFGVVKAAQARGDFQVLSKRNRRALRVHLGKDVAAGLATLDRVVKQVI, from the coding sequence ATGAGCGCGATTCGTGCCACTGCTATTACGTCCATCACTTCCATCAATCCACTCAAAGCGCTGGCCACCTACGGACAATCCGTATGGCTCGACTACATTCGGCGCAGTCTTATCACCAGCGGTGAGCTGCAGCGCCACATTGACGAAGATGGTCTCGCCGGCGTTACCTCGAATCCCGCGATATTCGAGAAGGCAATCGCCGGCAGCAACGACTACGCCGACAAGCTATCGCGCCTGAACTCCAGCAACCTGGACGCGAAGGGAATCTACGAAGAGATTGCGATCGGCGACATTCAGGACGCCGCTGACATCATGAAGCCGGTGTACACAGCGACGAAACGCCGCGATGGATACGTGAGCCTGGAGGTCTCGCCCGATCTCGCCAACGACACCGCGGGAACGCTCGAAGAGGCCCGCCGTCTGTGGAAGCGCGTCGCGCGTGAGAACGTGATGATCAAAGTGCCTGCTACTCCAGCCGGCGTTCCGGCGATTCAGCAACTGATCAGCGAAGGCATCAACGTGAACGTCACGTTGCTCTTCGCGCAGCAGGCGTATGAAAACGTAGCCGAGGCCTACATCACCGGACTGGAGAAATTTGCCGCTTCAGGCGGGGATGTATCGCGCGTGGCCAGCGTGGCCAGCTTCTTCATCAGCCGCATCGATACGCTTATCGACAACCTTCTGACAGAAAAAATCAAGCGTGCCGGCTCCGACCAGGAGCGCCAGCTCCTCGAATCCCTGTTAGGCAAAGTCGCCATCGCCAATGGAAAGCTCACTTACGAAAGGTACAAGCAGATCTACAGCGGCCCAAGATGGAACGCGCTCAAGGCCAAGGGCGGGCAGACACAGCGTCTGCTCTGGGCGTCGACCAGCACCAAGAATCCAAGCTATCGCGATGTGATCTACGTTGAGGAGCTTATCGGACCAGACACCGTCGATACGATTCCTCCGGCAACCTTCGACGGATTCCGCGATCACGGCGTTCCCAAAGAAAGCCTCGAAGCCAATCTCGACGCCGCGCGCCAAACCATGCAGAACCTGGCGAACGCCGGGGTGTCGATGAAAGACGCCACGGAGAAACTGCTCGCCGATGGAGTGAATATCTTCGAAGAAGCATTCGGGAAATTGCTCGAAGCCATCGAGAAGAACAGGAAGAAGAATTTAGCCCCAAAAATCGCCCAGATGACGTGGAAGCTGCCTGCCGATCTCGAAGCCAGGGTGAAAGCGACCGTTCAGGAATGGGAACAGGGCAAGAAGATGCGCCGCCTGTGGGGACGCGACTCGTCGCTCTGGACCAACTCCGACGAATCCAACTGGCTGGGCTGGCTGGCGATGACCGAAGATCAACTTGCGCATATCGCCCATCTCAACTCCATCGCCGAAGAAGTGCAGCAGTCTGGCTTCAGCCACGTGGCGCTGCTCGGCATGGGGGGATCGAGCTTGGCTCCGGAAGTTATGAGCATGACTTTCGGACGCGCGAAAGGCTTTCCCGAGTTCCACATGCTCGACTCTACTGATCCGGCGCAGATCAAAGCATTCGAGGGCAGGCTCAACCTGAAGACGACATTGTTCATCGTCTCCAGCAAATCAGGAAGCACGCTGGAACCCAACATCTTCAAACAGTACTTCTTCGAGCGCATGAAGCAGACGGTAGGAGAAGCGAAAGTTGGCGAGCACTTCATCGCGATTACCGATCCGGGATCGGCTTTCGAGAAGGTCGCGACCCGCGATAAGTTCCGTCACATCTTCCACGGACGCGCCGACATCGGCGGCCGCTACTCCGCGCTCTCCGATTTCGGACTCGTACCCTCAGCGGTGATGGGCGTAAACGTAAAGAAATTCCTGAACTGTACCGAGGAGATGGTGCAGGCCTGTGCGGCGACGGTTCCCGTAGCCGACAATCCAGGTGCCGTTCTGGGAATCATCATGGGCGTGCACTGCAATGCCGGCAAAGACAAGGTCACACTCATTACCTCTCCGGGTATTTCCGACCTGGGTGCATGGCTCGAACAGTTGCTTGCCGAGTCTACTGGCAAAGAGGGTAAAGGCATTATCCCGGTGGATCGCGAAGAGGTCGGCTCGCCTGAAGTCTATGGCAAAGACCGGCTCTTCGTTTACATCCGCCTGGAAGGCGCAGCCGATGCCGCGCAGGACACAAAGGTGGACGCGCTGGAGAAAGCTGGGCTCTCCGTCGTCCGCATCAAGGTGCTGGACAAGTACGACATCGGTCAGGAGTTCTTCCGCTGGGAGATCGCAACCGCGGTTGCAGGATCTGTGATCGGAATCAACTGCTTCAATCAGCCCGACGTCGAGGCCAGCAAGATCGAGACGCGCGAGCTCACCCAGAAGTACGAAGAGACCGGATCGTTGCCGCCCGAGTCCCCCATCCTCGACGACCAGGGCATCAAGCTCTTCGCGGACGAGAAGTACGCAGGCAAGCTCACGATTGCTGCAGGCAAAGAAAAGACGCTGGCGGCGTATCTCCGTGCGCATCTCGACACCATTGGCGCTGGAGATTATGCGGCATTGCTCGCCTACGTGCAGATGAACGAAGCTAATGACAAGGCGCTGCAGAGCACACGCAAGGCGATCCGCGATCGCAAGAAATCAGCGACGTGCCTTGGCTTTGGTCCGCGCTTCCTGCATTCCACCGGACAGGCATACAAAGGCGGTCCCAATACGGGAGTCTTTCTGCAGATCACTTGCGACGATGCAGCCGATCTGCCCGTGCCCGGGCAGAAGTTCACGTTCGGCGTGGTGAAAGCGGCGCAGGCGCGGGGCGACTTCCAGGTGTTAAGCAAACGGAATCGGCGGGCGCTGAGGGTGCATTTAGGGAAAGATGTGGCGGCGGGATTGGCGACGCTGGATCGAGTGGTTAAGCAGGTTATTTGA
- the gnd gene encoding decarboxylating 6-phosphogluconate dehydrogenase, whose translation MQMGMVGLGRMGGNMVRRLIRGGHQIVVSDLSAETVNAIAKEGAVPSSGLDDLVKKLNKPRAVWVMVPAGDPTEKTVFALTERLESGDTIIDGGNSMWKDDIRRAKILRAKGIHYVDVGTSGGIWGIDRGYCMMIGGPDEAVKRLDPLFKTLAPGIGDIPRTPGWEKKPGNTAEQGYIHAGPSGAGHYVKMVHNGIEYGLMQAYAEGFDIFRNANSKEISEDQRYNLNLPEIAEVWRRGSVVASWLLDLTAMALIEDPELAQYSGFVQDSGEGRWTIEAAVATAVPADVLTAALYTRFRSRQEHTFAEKTLSAMRQKFGGHVEPKKAAGKIA comes from the coding sequence ATGCAGATGGGCATGGTAGGTCTAGGAAGAATGGGCGGCAACATGGTGCGCCGCCTTATACGCGGAGGCCATCAGATCGTTGTTTCTGACCTGAGCGCCGAAACTGTCAACGCGATCGCTAAGGAAGGCGCAGTCCCCAGCAGCGGGCTGGACGATCTAGTGAAGAAACTCAACAAGCCGCGTGCTGTATGGGTGATGGTTCCCGCCGGAGATCCCACCGAGAAGACGGTCTTCGCACTCACGGAAAGGCTCGAATCTGGCGACACCATCATCGACGGCGGCAACTCCATGTGGAAGGACGACATCCGCCGCGCGAAGATCCTCAGGGCAAAAGGCATTCACTACGTCGACGTCGGCACCAGCGGTGGCATCTGGGGCATCGATCGCGGCTATTGCATGATGATTGGCGGTCCCGATGAGGCAGTGAAGCGTCTCGATCCGCTCTTCAAGACACTCGCGCCGGGAATCGGTGACATCCCACGCACTCCCGGATGGGAGAAGAAGCCGGGCAACACCGCCGAGCAGGGATACATTCACGCCGGTCCTTCGGGAGCGGGACATTACGTGAAGATGGTGCACAACGGCATCGAGTACGGCCTGATGCAAGCGTATGCCGAAGGCTTCGATATTTTCCGCAACGCCAACTCCAAAGAAATTTCCGAAGATCAGCGCTACAACCTAAACCTTCCGGAGATCGCCGAAGTGTGGCGTCGGGGATCGGTAGTGGCCTCGTGGCTGCTCGACTTGACGGCGATGGCCCTTATAGAAGATCCCGAACTTGCCCAATACAGCGGATTCGTCCAGGACTCCGGCGAAGGACGCTGGACAATCGAAGCCGCGGTCGCCACAGCGGTTCCGGCTGACGTGCTGACGGCCGCGCTGTACACCAGATTCCGCTCGCGCCAGGAACACACATTTGCCGAGAAGACGTTGTCAGCCATGCGGCAAAAGTTTGGCGGACATGTTGAGCCGAAGAAGGCGGCGGGAAAGATTGCTTGA